A part of Candidatus Deferrimicrobium borealis genomic DNA contains:
- the serA gene encoding phosphoglycerate dehydrogenase, translating to MKILLLENIHPDAGTVFAAAGHSVERVPHSPPRKVLAQEIGEISVLGIRSKTRVTADLLERAPDLLAIGAFCIGTEHVDLEACSRRGVAVFNAPYSNTRSVVELALGEMILLLRGVFDRSVNLHRGVWGKSSEGFHEIRGKKLGIVGYGNIGSQLSILAEAMGMEVIYHDIVEKLSLGNARKCSLEELLQHSDIVTVHVDGRDENRGLVGEREFAAMKDGVIFLNLSRGFVVDVEALARNVRGGKVRGAAVDVFPEEPRTNKDPFSSPLQGLPNVILTPHIGGSTEEAQQGIGGFVATRLLEYLSMGSTSTSVNFPDLSPSSPPQRHRFAHVHENIPGMLAKINDLFARHGVNIVGQRLETRGQLGYALIDVAQGCDLGIVGELREIPRTIRTRLVY from the coding sequence GTGAAGATCCTGCTGCTGGAGAACATTCACCCCGACGCGGGGACGGTCTTCGCGGCGGCCGGGCATTCCGTGGAGCGGGTGCCGCACAGCCCTCCCAGGAAGGTGCTCGCCCAGGAGATCGGGGAGATCTCCGTTCTCGGCATCCGCTCGAAAACCCGCGTGACCGCAGACCTCCTGGAGCGCGCCCCGGATCTTCTGGCCATCGGCGCATTCTGCATCGGGACGGAACATGTCGACCTCGAGGCGTGCAGCCGCCGCGGGGTGGCGGTCTTCAACGCCCCCTACAGCAACACCCGCAGCGTGGTCGAACTTGCGCTGGGCGAGATGATCCTGCTCCTGCGCGGCGTCTTCGACCGCAGCGTGAACCTCCACCGGGGGGTCTGGGGGAAGTCCTCGGAGGGGTTCCACGAGATCCGCGGGAAGAAGCTCGGGATCGTCGGGTACGGGAACATCGGCTCCCAGCTCTCCATCCTCGCGGAAGCGATGGGCATGGAGGTGATCTATCACGACATCGTGGAGAAGCTCTCGCTGGGGAACGCCCGGAAGTGCTCCCTGGAGGAACTTCTGCAGCACTCCGACATCGTCACCGTCCACGTCGACGGGCGGGACGAGAACCGGGGCCTCGTCGGAGAGCGGGAATTCGCGGCGATGAAGGACGGGGTGATCTTCCTCAACCTGAGCCGCGGCTTCGTGGTGGACGTGGAAGCGCTCGCGCGGAACGTCCGCGGCGGGAAGGTCCGCGGCGCGGCGGTGGACGTATTTCCGGAGGAACCCCGCACCAACAAGGACCCCTTCTCCTCGCCCCTCCAGGGGCTCCCGAACGTGATCCTGACCCCCCACATCGGCGGGTCGACCGAGGAGGCGCAACAGGGGATCGGAGGATTCGTGGCGACGCGCCTGCTCGAATACCTGTCCATGGGGAGCACGTCCACGAGCGTGAATTTTCCGGACCTTTCCCCCTCCTCGCCTCCGCAGCGCCACCGGTTCGCCCACGTGCATGAGAACATCCCCGGGATGCTGGCGAAGATCAACGACCTCTTCGCGCGGCATGGCGTCAACATCGTCGGGCAGCGGCTTGAGACGCGCGGCCAACTGGGGTACGCGCTGATCGACGTGGCGCAGGGGTGCGACCTCGGGATCGTGGGGGAACTCCGGGAAATCCCCCGCACGATCCGCACCCGCCTCGTCTACTGA
- a CDS encoding universal stress protein, producing the protein MFKKILLPLDGSAMSERAIDAAEEMAMGSGGEVLLLKVVPSPLGKAPEAGQAEETKAFTEGVNRSKAYLEKFATRFAGKSVKSRILVPSGEPYAEILAAAHKEDVDCIVMSTHGGTALARALLGSTAERVVYTTKRPVLLIKPKEVLAAHLDEGEVFAGVAR; encoded by the coding sequence ATGTTCAAGAAAATCCTGCTGCCCCTGGACGGCTCCGCGATGTCGGAGCGGGCGATCGACGCCGCGGAGGAGATGGCAATGGGATCGGGCGGCGAGGTTCTCCTCCTGAAAGTCGTCCCGTCTCCCCTCGGGAAGGCGCCGGAGGCAGGGCAGGCGGAGGAGACGAAGGCGTTCACGGAAGGCGTGAACCGGTCGAAGGCGTACCTCGAGAAATTCGCCACCCGGTTCGCCGGGAAATCCGTCAAGTCCCGGATCCTGGTCCCCTCCGGGGAACCGTACGCGGAAATCCTCGCGGCCGCCCACAAGGAGGACGTCGACTGCATCGTGATGAGCACCCACGGCGGAACGGCCCTCGCGCGGGCGCTGCTCGGCAGCACGGCCGAGAGGGTGGTGTACACGACGAAGCGGCCGGTCCTGCTGATCAAGCCGAAAGAGGTATTGGCCGCGCATCTCGACGAGGGCGAGGTCTTCGCCGGCGTCGCAAGGTAG
- a CDS encoding efflux RND transporter permease subunit: MQKLAEICIRRPVFAAMLILALVVVGGTSYLRLGVDRFPSVDLPTVSIRTQLPGASAEEVETGISKRIEEVVNTVEGIDELRSISGPGNSVVIVTFNLNRDIDTAAQDVRDRVATILRDLPEDATPPLVSKFDNDQQPVLTVALAGDRPLRELTELADKVVKIRLERSAGVGEVRIVGGLERAVNVWVEADRLAAFGIPITDVRDAIVRQNADAAGGNVTLGARESTLRTIGRLADPRAFDDLVVATIGGASVRVRDIGRTEDGTREQRSTARLNGVPTVVLEVRRQSGANTVAVIEDAKRSLAAAAGELPAGVGVTVVQDQSRYIYSALHEINTHLILGSILASLVVLAFMRSWRSTVIAAVAIPASVISTFGMMWVLHFTLNSVTMLALVLMVGIVIDDAIVVLENIFRFVEEKGMSPFEAARAATADIGLAVMATTFSLVVIFIPVSFMSSISGRFLYQFGITAAVAVLVSLLVSFTLTPMMSARLLGGDAAGTEGAPRSRGGFYHWIDAGYERMLSLALRHRGVVALVSVAVMLSAIPLYGLIRQDYLPANADEGEFNVNVTAPQGTSLAGMDGIMNDIIAEIRAVPAVRMVLSTAGGGFIGGVSEGRAYIQLAPHGERVFSLSRLARSAAALDPLAAFRGNRSQLEVMQEVRRRVRKYRDLRVSVRNITGFNIGGGSFDIDFVLRGPDLKALSTYAESLRDRQESLGLLDADTTLKLDKPELRVEIDRARAADLRVDPEQVGTAVRLMVGGDEEVSRFKDPSNNEDYKVALRLREEDRADPGTIGRLVVSRAGGGVVQLDSVARIDRVPSASRIDRLDRQREVRLRASVAPGFALADRLEALRAAVAAMNLPAAYTTHVSGRGRELERTFGEFVWAFALSIAFMYMILASQFENLVHPGTILLSIPLCVPFALLSIWLTGNTLNLYSALGILVLFGVVKKNAILQIDHMNNLRAGGMDRAAAILQGNRDRLRPILMTTLTFVAGMLPLAVGSGPGAEERRVIAVVVIGGQTLSLLLTLLATPVFYSLLDDLALAFRRRKGFAIR; the protein is encoded by the coding sequence TTGCAGAAGCTCGCCGAAATCTGCATCCGCCGCCCCGTCTTCGCGGCGATGCTCATCCTTGCGCTGGTCGTCGTGGGCGGCACCAGCTACCTCCGTCTCGGCGTCGACCGGTTCCCCTCGGTGGACCTGCCCACCGTCTCGATCCGCACCCAACTTCCCGGCGCCTCCGCGGAGGAGGTGGAAACCGGGATCTCCAAGCGGATCGAGGAAGTGGTCAACACCGTCGAGGGGATCGACGAGCTGCGGTCGATCTCGGGCCCCGGCAACTCCGTCGTGATCGTCACCTTCAATCTCAACCGGGACATCGACACGGCGGCCCAGGACGTGCGGGATCGCGTCGCCACGATCCTCAGGGACCTGCCGGAGGACGCGACGCCGCCGCTGGTTTCGAAGTTCGACAACGACCAGCAGCCGGTCCTGACGGTGGCCCTGGCCGGCGACCGGCCCCTCCGCGAGCTGACCGAGCTGGCGGACAAGGTGGTGAAGATCCGCCTGGAGCGGTCGGCGGGCGTGGGCGAGGTACGGATCGTCGGCGGATTGGAGCGCGCGGTCAACGTGTGGGTGGAGGCGGACCGGCTGGCCGCCTTCGGGATCCCCATCACCGACGTGCGCGACGCGATCGTCCGGCAGAATGCCGACGCCGCCGGGGGCAACGTGACCCTGGGCGCCCGGGAGTCGACGCTCCGGACGATCGGCCGGCTGGCCGACCCCCGCGCCTTCGACGACCTGGTGGTCGCCACGATCGGCGGCGCGTCCGTACGCGTCCGGGACATCGGCCGGACGGAGGACGGGACCCGGGAACAGCGCTCCACCGCCCGGCTGAACGGCGTCCCCACGGTGGTCCTCGAGGTGCGGCGCCAGTCGGGGGCCAATACCGTCGCCGTCATCGAGGACGCGAAGCGCAGCCTCGCCGCCGCCGCCGGGGAACTGCCCGCCGGGGTCGGCGTCACGGTGGTCCAGGACCAGTCCCGGTACATCTACTCCGCCCTGCACGAGATCAACACGCACCTGATCCTCGGGAGCATCCTGGCCTCCCTGGTCGTCCTGGCCTTCATGCGAAGCTGGCGATCGACCGTGATCGCCGCGGTCGCCATCCCGGCGTCGGTGATCTCCACCTTCGGGATGATGTGGGTTCTCCACTTCACGTTGAACAGCGTGACGATGCTCGCCCTGGTTCTGATGGTCGGAATCGTGATCGACGACGCGATCGTCGTTCTCGAGAACATCTTCCGGTTCGTGGAGGAGAAGGGGATGTCGCCGTTCGAGGCCGCCCGGGCCGCCACGGCGGACATCGGACTGGCCGTGATGGCGACGACCTTTTCCCTGGTGGTCATCTTCATCCCGGTGTCGTTCATGTCGAGCATCTCCGGCCGCTTCCTCTACCAGTTCGGCATCACCGCGGCCGTCGCGGTCCTCGTGAGCCTGCTCGTCTCCTTCACCCTGACTCCCATGATGAGCGCCCGTCTTCTGGGGGGCGATGCGGCGGGGACGGAGGGCGCTCCGCGCTCCCGGGGCGGTTTCTATCACTGGATCGACGCCGGGTACGAGCGGATGCTTTCCCTCGCGCTCCGCCACCGGGGGGTCGTGGCCCTGGTCTCGGTGGCCGTCATGCTGTCGGCCATCCCCCTGTACGGGCTGATCCGCCAGGATTACCTCCCGGCCAACGCGGACGAGGGGGAGTTCAACGTGAATGTGACCGCCCCGCAGGGGACGAGCCTGGCCGGCATGGACGGGATCATGAACGACATCATCGCCGAGATCCGGGCCGTGCCCGCGGTGCGGATGGTGCTCTCGACCGCCGGGGGCGGGTTTATCGGCGGGGTGAGCGAGGGGAGGGCGTACATCCAGCTTGCACCGCACGGGGAGCGCGTCTTCTCGCTCTCCCGGCTGGCGAGGAGCGCCGCGGCCCTGGATCCCCTCGCCGCGTTCCGGGGAAACCGCTCCCAGCTTGAAGTAATGCAGGAGGTGCGCCGGAGGGTTCGCAAGTATCGGGACCTTCGCGTGTCGGTCCGGAACATCACCGGCTTCAACATCGGCGGCGGATCCTTCGATATCGACTTCGTTCTCAGGGGACCGGACCTCAAGGCGCTTTCGACGTACGCGGAGAGCCTGCGCGACCGCCAGGAGTCCCTCGGGCTTCTCGACGCCGACACCACGCTGAAGCTCGACAAGCCCGAGCTTCGGGTCGAGATCGACCGGGCGCGCGCGGCGGACCTTCGCGTCGACCCGGAGCAGGTCGGTACGGCGGTCCGGCTCATGGTCGGCGGAGACGAAGAGGTATCGCGGTTCAAGGACCCCTCCAACAACGAGGACTACAAAGTGGCGCTCCGGCTCCGCGAGGAGGATCGGGCCGACCCCGGGACGATCGGGCGCCTCGTGGTCTCACGGGCGGGCGGGGGGGTAGTGCAGCTCGACAGCGTGGCCCGGATCGACCGGGTGCCGAGCGCTTCGAGGATCGACCGTCTCGACCGGCAGCGCGAGGTTCGACTGCGGGCCTCGGTGGCCCCCGGCTTCGCATTGGCCGACCGGCTGGAGGCGCTGCGTGCCGCGGTGGCCGCGATGAACCTGCCCGCCGCCTACACCACGCATGTTTCCGGGCGTGGGCGGGAGCTCGAGCGGACGTTCGGCGAGTTCGTCTGGGCCTTCGCCCTGTCGATCGCCTTCATGTACATGATCCTCGCCTCCCAGTTCGAGAACCTGGTCCACCCCGGCACCATCCTGCTCTCCATCCCGCTTTGCGTCCCCTTCGCGCTGCTGTCGATCTGGCTTACGGGGAACACCCTGAACCTCTACTCGGCGCTCGGGATCCTCGTCCTGTTCGGCGTGGTCAAGAAAAACGCGATCCTGCAGATCGACCACATGAACAACCTGCGGGCGGGCGGGATGGACCGGGCGGCGGCGATCCTCCAGGGGAACCGGGACCGGCTTCGGCCGATCCTCATGACCACGCTCACGTTCGTGGCCGGCATGCTCCCGTTGGCGGTCGGCTCCGGCCCGGGCGCCGAGGAGCGACGCGTGATCGCCGTCGTCGTCATCGGCGGCCAGACGCTCTCGCTCCTGCTCACGCTGCTCGCCACGCCGGTCTTCTACTCGCTGCTGGACGACCTGGCCCTCGCGTTCCGGCGACGCAAGGGATTTGCCATCCGTTGA
- a CDS encoding efflux RND transporter periplasmic adaptor subunit has translation MTSNHRDSRGFLAPALLGAALLAASVVGCGKDTTPARAAGGVKAQEPHPVRVVAAAVGPFPRTVIVTGTLAADEEVVAGFKVAGRVSEIAVDLGSPVRKGQLLARLDPTDFRLRVEQAEAALRQVRAGLGLPRDGSGESVDPEKTALVREARAVLEEARLNRDRTARLSEKNLIARSEVDASQSRLLVAESRYQAALEEIRNRQELLAERSSSLALARQQLSDAVLSAPIDGAVRERRASVGEYLAAGAPVFGLVRVHPLRLRVAVPERDAPSVRVGQAVRVLLEGDPVAHAGRVARLSPSIQEQNRTLVVEAEVANQGGKLRPGSFARAEIVVDADRTAVMLPASTVVTFAGLEKVFVVEGGKAVEKRIRTGRRSGDRVEILEGVAAGEPVVTDPGNLVGGTPVIVTR, from the coding sequence ATGACCAGTAACCACCGAGATTCGAGGGGATTTCTCGCGCCGGCCCTGCTGGGGGCCGCGCTGCTTGCCGCATCCGTCGTCGGCTGCGGAAAGGATACGACGCCGGCGCGCGCGGCCGGGGGCGTCAAGGCCCAGGAGCCGCACCCGGTGCGCGTCGTCGCCGCGGCGGTGGGGCCGTTTCCGCGCACGGTGATCGTCACCGGGACGCTCGCCGCCGACGAGGAGGTCGTCGCCGGGTTCAAGGTCGCCGGCCGCGTGAGCGAAATCGCGGTCGACCTGGGGAGCCCGGTGCGGAAAGGGCAGCTCCTCGCCCGCCTCGACCCGACGGATTTCCGCCTTCGCGTGGAGCAGGCCGAAGCCGCCCTCCGCCAGGTGCGCGCCGGGCTGGGGCTCCCGAGAGACGGCTCGGGCGAAAGCGTCGATCCCGAGAAGACTGCGCTGGTGCGCGAGGCCCGGGCGGTGCTCGAGGAGGCGCGCCTGAACCGGGATCGAACGGCGCGGCTCTCGGAAAAGAATTTAATCGCCCGGTCCGAGGTCGACGCGTCCCAGTCCAGGCTGCTGGTCGCCGAGAGCCGCTATCAGGCCGCCCTGGAGGAGATCCGGAACCGTCAGGAACTGCTCGCCGAGCGGAGCTCGAGCCTCGCCCTTGCCCGGCAGCAGCTGTCCGACGCGGTGCTGAGCGCGCCGATCGACGGGGCCGTGCGGGAACGCCGCGCCTCGGTGGGGGAGTACCTGGCCGCCGGCGCTCCGGTGTTCGGCCTGGTCCGGGTCCACCCGCTCCGGCTTCGGGTGGCGGTGCCGGAACGGGACGCACCCTCCGTGCGGGTCGGGCAGGCAGTCCGGGTCCTGCTGGAGGGGGACCCCGTCGCGCACGCCGGTCGCGTGGCCCGCCTGAGCCCGTCCATCCAGGAGCAGAACCGCACGCTGGTCGTCGAGGCCGAGGTGGCGAACCAGGGCGGGAAGCTTCGCCCCGGCTCGTTCGCGCGCGCCGAGATCGTGGTCGATGCCGACCGCACCGCCGTCATGCTTCCGGCCTCGACGGTGGTGACCTTCGCCGGCCTCGAGAAGGTGTTCGTCGTCGAGGGCGGAAAGGCGGTGGAGAAGCGGATCCGGACCGGCCGCCGTTCCGGGGACCGGGTCGAAATTCTCGAAGGGGTCGCCGCGGGGGAGCCGGTCGTGACCGACCCCGGAAACCTCGTCGGCGGGACGCCTGTCATCGTGACCCGGTAG
- a CDS encoding radical SAM protein: protein MAGPDLLLIHPPAARAAEPPLGTAVLLSHLRRGGATAEAIDANLEAHLYLLDGDRLAVAAGSVPATALQRAMKSVPEALSFLRSPDAGRAFPRYVAAARHLNRALSAHRGASGRDRWTLGDYVHADLSEYSPRDLSLAASGKAGTVFSGYFRDALLPRVDRMRPRGVAISVNYRHQVLPAFELAGLLRRRLPGVPVYGGGGMFTSWRSSLRGMERSFLPFDRVGFGPGEHALAAAAGGASSGGGVFFEDGEAVEFLPDFGFAPLREYLSPEPVLPVTATRGCYWRRCRFCPEAVAPIHPYRATDPETFPTLLRELSDRYGVRRFHLTDNAIPVATLRSMADAGSVLRGFSWHGFARFERELLEPGFASSLAAAGCSMLQLGLESGSQPLLDRMGKGTRVADASAILSSLSRAGIVAYVYVMLGAPGETESDAERTRSFLSEHAGEIGFLNLSILNMPRDAFWPGIAEGSARREGGFNDEDEPLGLYRRVPARDGWGRSQARRFLQKRILGDPAIRAVAARTPPWFGDSHAFFFGTGSA, encoded by the coding sequence ATGGCCGGTCCGGACCTCCTGCTGATCCACCCGCCCGCCGCACGGGCCGCGGAACCCCCGCTGGGGACGGCGGTGCTCCTGTCCCACCTGCGCAGGGGAGGCGCGACGGCGGAGGCGATCGACGCCAATCTCGAGGCGCACCTTTACCTGCTGGACGGGGATCGGCTGGCGGTCGCCGCAGGTTCCGTGCCCGCGACCGCCCTCCAAAGGGCCATGAAGAGCGTCCCCGAGGCGCTCTCCTTCCTCCGTTCCCCCGATGCCGGAAGAGCGTTTCCACGGTACGTCGCCGCCGCGCGCCACCTGAACAGGGCGCTGTCCGCGCATCGCGGCGCAAGCGGGCGCGACCGTTGGACGCTCGGAGACTACGTCCACGCCGATCTCTCGGAATATTCGCCCCGGGACCTGTCTCTCGCGGCGTCCGGGAAAGCGGGAACGGTCTTCTCCGGCTACTTCCGCGACGCCCTCCTTCCTCGCGTCGACCGGATGCGTCCGCGGGGCGTCGCGATCTCCGTGAACTACCGGCACCAGGTCCTCCCCGCGTTCGAGCTTGCGGGGTTGCTGCGACGCCGCCTGCCCGGCGTCCCCGTCTACGGCGGTGGGGGGATGTTCACCTCCTGGAGGAGTTCACTCCGCGGCATGGAGCGTTCGTTCCTCCCCTTCGACCGGGTCGGGTTCGGTCCCGGGGAGCATGCCCTCGCGGCGGCGGCCGGGGGCGCGTCGTCGGGCGGCGGCGTCTTTTTCGAGGACGGGGAAGCGGTGGAGTTCCTCCCCGATTTCGGGTTCGCGCCGCTCCGGGAGTACCTGTCACCGGAGCCGGTCCTCCCCGTCACTGCGACGCGGGGGTGCTACTGGAGGAGATGCCGGTTCTGCCCCGAGGCGGTCGCTCCCATCCACCCGTACCGGGCGACGGATCCGGAGACGTTCCCCACGCTTCTGCGGGAATTGTCCGACCGGTACGGCGTCCGGCGGTTTCACCTGACGGACAACGCGATCCCGGTCGCCACCCTCCGGTCGATGGCGGACGCGGGGAGCGTGCTGCGCGGCTTTTCATGGCACGGGTTCGCCCGCTTCGAACGGGAACTGCTCGAACCGGGGTTCGCCTCCTCGCTGGCCGCCGCGGGGTGCTCGATGCTTCAACTGGGGCTGGAGAGCGGCTCGCAGCCGCTTCTTGACCGGATGGGGAAGGGGACCCGCGTCGCCGACGCCTCGGCCATCCTGTCGAGCCTCTCCCGCGCGGGGATCGTCGCCTACGTGTACGTGATGCTCGGCGCCCCGGGTGAGACGGAGAGCGACGCGGAGAGGACGCGGTCGTTCCTCTCGGAGCATGCCGGGGAGATCGGATTCCTGAACCTGTCGATCCTCAACATGCCCCGCGATGCCTTCTGGCCGGGGATCGCCGAAGGGAGCGCACGGCGGGAGGGCGGGTTCAACGACGAGGACGAGCCGCTCGGCTTGTACCGGCGGGTCCCGGCGCGCGACGGCTGGGGGAGGTCGCAGGCCCGGCGGTTCCTGCAAAAGCGCATCCTGGGCGACCCGGCGATCCGCGCCGTCGCGGCCCGGACCCCGCCCTGGTTCGGCGACAGCCACGCCTTCTTCTTCGGAACGGGTTCGGCCTAG
- a CDS encoding acetate--CoA ligase family protein: MTSPLSPLFRPSRIAVIGASSNPDKMGFQIFRNIKEAGYAGEIVPVNPKGEVILGVPSIKSAAELPEGTDLAVVIIPAKLVPGTMRELGGRKVKSAIVITGGFAESGAPGAALQEEMAKAAQEAGIRVVGPNCQGVNYPYHGVCASWPLITRRGEIAIVSQSGTVGAALIDWASEERLGFSAFVSMGNRSDVDEADLIAFFAEDPHTKVIALYIEGVKDAPKFLSAVRACPKPVVIFKAGRTERGRKAAESHTRSLAGRDEIYDAVFRQNGVHRAATLEELYDFAKALAYVPPPKGPRMLIVTSSGGSAIIATDVAEEEGMRVTPLSTGLSGKLREILPSHCIVGNPLDLTGDTDAARYRNVLDAAEGEFDAVMTIFGDPIPGASEVIRPGRCELVCYLGGADVERAERLLFHEKKIAVFPTPERAVKALSCHVRFDRDRFPLSVEGAGHGEATAGTAMTPSGSMELLARAGFPLTRFRCAGSEDEAVAAARGIGFPVAVKMNSPDVTHKSDAGGVFLDVADDAGVRAAFRAIRAAEGRLGARAGGALVCAMAPAGHEVIVGVTKDPQFGHAVMFGLGGIFVEVMKDVSFRVAPLSEKDAVEMIREIRGYRALTGLRGKPAGDIDALRVLLLQLSAFLASHPEIEEMDLNPVIVHARGLSIADARVVVRS, translated from the coding sequence ATGACCTCTCCCCTGTCTCCCCTGTTCCGTCCCTCCCGGATCGCCGTGATCGGCGCATCCTCGAACCCCGACAAGATGGGGTTCCAGATCTTCCGCAACATCAAGGAGGCCGGCTACGCCGGCGAGATCGTCCCCGTGAACCCGAAGGGGGAGGTGATCCTGGGCGTCCCCTCGATAAAATCCGCCGCCGAACTCCCCGAGGGGACCGACCTCGCGGTCGTGATCATCCCGGCGAAGCTCGTCCCCGGGACGATGCGGGAGCTGGGGGGGCGGAAAGTGAAGTCGGCGATCGTGATCACGGGGGGGTTCGCCGAGTCCGGCGCGCCGGGGGCGGCGCTCCAGGAGGAGATGGCGAAGGCGGCGCAGGAGGCGGGCATCCGCGTGGTCGGGCCCAATTGCCAGGGCGTGAACTACCCGTACCACGGCGTCTGCGCCTCGTGGCCCCTGATCACCCGGAGGGGGGAGATCGCGATCGTCTCCCAAAGCGGCACCGTCGGCGCGGCGCTGATCGACTGGGCGTCGGAGGAGCGGCTCGGGTTCTCCGCCTTCGTCAGCATGGGGAACCGTTCGGACGTCGACGAGGCGGACCTGATCGCCTTCTTCGCGGAGGACCCGCACACGAAGGTGATCGCCCTCTACATCGAGGGGGTGAAGGACGCCCCGAAGTTCCTCTCCGCCGTCCGCGCCTGCCCGAAGCCGGTCGTGATCTTCAAGGCAGGGAGGACCGAGCGGGGACGCAAGGCGGCGGAGTCGCACACCCGGTCGCTCGCGGGGCGCGACGAGATCTACGACGCCGTGTTCCGCCAGAACGGCGTGCACCGCGCCGCCACGCTCGAGGAGCTGTACGACTTCGCGAAGGCTCTCGCCTACGTCCCGCCCCCCAAGGGTCCGCGAATGCTGATCGTCACGAGCTCCGGCGGGTCCGCGATCATCGCAACCGACGTGGCCGAGGAGGAAGGGATGCGCGTCACCCCGCTTTCCACCGGACTCTCCGGGAAGCTCCGGGAGATCCTCCCCTCCCACTGCATCGTCGGCAACCCCCTCGATCTCACCGGGGACACCGACGCCGCCCGCTACCGGAACGTGCTCGACGCGGCCGAGGGGGAGTTCGACGCGGTGATGACGATCTTCGGGGACCCGATCCCCGGTGCCTCCGAAGTGATCCGCCCCGGCCGGTGCGAGCTGGTGTGCTACCTCGGCGGCGCCGACGTGGAGCGCGCGGAGCGGCTGCTGTTCCACGAGAAGAAGATCGCCGTCTTCCCCACGCCGGAGCGGGCCGTGAAGGCCCTTTCCTGCCACGTGCGGTTCGACCGCGACCGCTTCCCCCTCTCCGTGGAAGGGGCGGGGCACGGGGAGGCGACGGCGGGGACGGCGATGACTCCCTCCGGCTCGATGGAGCTCCTCGCCCGGGCCGGGTTCCCGTTGACCCGCTTCCGGTGCGCGGGGAGCGAGGACGAGGCGGTCGCCGCGGCGCGGGGGATCGGATTCCCCGTCGCGGTGAAGATGAACTCTCCCGACGTCACGCACAAGAGCGACGCCGGGGGCGTCTTCCTGGACGTGGCCGACGACGCCGGCGTCCGCGCGGCGTTCCGGGCGATCCGGGCCGCGGAAGGAAGGCTCGGCGCGCGGGCCGGGGGGGCGCTCGTCTGCGCGATGGCGCCCGCCGGGCACGAGGTGATCGTCGGCGTGACGAAGGATCCGCAGTTCGGCCACGCCGTGATGTTCGGTCTCGGGGGAATCTTCGTCGAAGTGATGAAGGACGTCTCGTTCCGCGTTGCGCCGCTCTCGGAGAAGGACGCCGTCGAGATGATCCGGGAGATCCGGGGGTACAGGGCGCTGACGGGGCTGCGCGGGAAGCCCGCCGGGGATATCGACGCCTTGCGGGTGCTCCTGCTGCAGCTTTCGGCGTTCCTCGCGTCGCACCCGGAGATCGAGGAGATGGACCTCAACCCGGTCATCGTCCACGCACGGGGGCTGTCGATCGCGGACGCCCGGGTGGTTGTGCGGAGCTAG
- a CDS encoding glycine/betaine/sarcosine/D-proline family reductase selenoprotein B, which produces MRPVDYIPRIRDNYARLGFKAYNWVINPDTAPWAPLRKPLSQCRLGLAASGGVYATGQVAFHYKDDTSLREIPTDVDTKELRATHFAYDLSDARTDPNIVFPIDTLRRLVRDGFLGGLSSRFHTFMGGIYSSRRVTEDLAPRLTARFLEDGVDAVLLVPV; this is translated from the coding sequence ATGCGGCCTGTCGACTACATCCCCAGGATTCGCGACAACTACGCGCGGCTCGGTTTCAAGGCGTACAACTGGGTGATCAACCCGGACACCGCGCCGTGGGCGCCGCTTCGCAAGCCCCTCTCGCAATGCCGGCTGGGATTGGCCGCGTCGGGGGGCGTCTACGCCACCGGGCAGGTGGCGTTCCACTACAAGGACGACACCTCGTTGCGTGAAATCCCGACGGACGTCGACACGAAGGAGCTGCGCGCAACCCACTTCGCCTACGACCTGTCCGACGCGCGCACGGACCCGAACATCGTCTTCCCGATCGACACGCTGCGCCGCCTTGTGCGGGACGGCTTCCTCGGGGGGCTTTCGAGCCGCTTCCACACGTTCATGGGGGGGATCTACTCCTCCCGCCGCGTTACCGAGGACCTGGCCCCGCGCCTGACCGCCCGGTTCCTCGAGGACGGCGTCGACGCGGTGCTGCTCGTTCCGGTCTGA